A single Parabacteroides timonensis DNA region contains:
- a CDS encoding fimbrillin family protein: MKTNNYLIMGLLATFSLASCSNDETEAGTSASAAIEVSAGLADAETKAVINSGYDKKLDVMFGYLQGNGNSFTNWYDGTRMAGEGNQLVTFGEETLTYASYASTQTKMVGIYPRPVVNGNVSSPIAYTIDGDMDLMATECQTADKDNPFKPFIFNHKLTQLQIKCVGSTEAIKSWGDIKSVKVNDQPVNLKLNVLPANVETTLEINGSVSKQSLSFFNCPSKIVTAKEENPVIGYCMIYPEENLGTPSLPITLDVLTAYDGTNPDNPRQMNTAKKITINNIREGVKEGYAHLITLIFSSDGEIVIEADIAPWSPGSSTSTVVKPGN, from the coding sequence ATGAAAACAAACAATTATTTGATAATGGGCTTACTTGCCACTTTTTCGTTGGCAAGTTGCAGTAATGATGAAACAGAAGCCGGTACATCGGCAAGTGCGGCTATCGAGGTCAGTGCCGGATTGGCCGATGCTGAAACAAAAGCAGTAATTAACTCCGGATACGATAAGAAGCTGGATGTAATGTTTGGTTATCTGCAAGGCAATGGGAACAGTTTTACGAACTGGTATGATGGAACTCGTATGGCCGGTGAAGGCAACCAGCTCGTTACTTTCGGCGAAGAAACATTGACGTATGCTTCTTATGCAAGTACGCAGACGAAAATGGTCGGTATATATCCGCGTCCGGTAGTAAATGGAAATGTCTCTTCTCCGATCGCTTACACTATCGACGGGGATATGGATCTGATGGCTACCGAATGTCAGACTGCCGATAAGGATAATCCATTTAAGCCTTTTATTTTCAATCATAAACTAACCCAACTACAGATCAAATGTGTGGGATCGACGGAAGCGATCAAGTCATGGGGCGATATTAAATCGGTAAAGGTGAATGATCAGCCTGTTAATCTTAAGCTGAACGTGCTTCCGGCCAATGTTGAGACGACTCTGGAAATCAACGGTAGTGTATCGAAGCAGTCATTGTCTTTTTTCAACTGTCCGTCGAAGATTGTAACGGCAAAAGAAGAAAATCCTGTGATCGGTTATTGCATGATCTATCCGGAAGAAAATCTGGGTACTCCTTCTTTACCGATTACGCTGGATGTGCTGACTGCCTACGATGGAACCAATCCTGATAATCCCCGTCAGATGAATACTGCTAAAAAGATTACAATCAACAATATCCGTGAAGGAGTGAAGGAAGGATATGCCCACCTTATCACTTTGATCTTTTCGTCGGACGGTGAGATTGTAATTGAAGCCGATATTGCTCCGTGGAGTCCGGGAAGCAGTACGAGTACGGTAGTCAAACCGGGTAACTGA
- a CDS encoding fimbrillin family protein, whose amino-acid sequence MKKVSLYVAFLATLLSACSSNDGVPDSYESAEIKVGATVSEAVTKAPVTTGDKFTAAITAFESSAYPVWTAQPAWQNTITLTASQESSGNWVPLDNSKVYPNGGNVYMAAWHPNIPSENGIVQFNKTGTEDVMYGGIVYGSKQTPISSPFTFGHKLTQLNFRVQATAEFLRNNIDKAISKIEIIDGQYPSSMTIADGKIVYEDKSVKPEVPGIAQYVLTSNLEAVGSPLMIGSMDALKIKVYYTDGNSSNEITINNVSDGKTPLDVKKGYAHSINLIFQGRDEIVIVATGSVSDWKTGESGNGTITN is encoded by the coding sequence ATGAAAAAAGTATCTCTGTATGTAGCCTTTTTGGCTACTTTACTATCTGCTTGTTCTTCTAACGATGGGGTGCCGGATAGCTACGAGTCTGCAGAAATCAAGGTGGGTGCTACTGTTAGCGAAGCTGTCACCAAAGCGCCGGTAACTACAGGTGACAAATTTACTGCTGCTATCACTGCTTTTGAAAGTTCGGCTTATCCTGTCTGGACTGCTCAGCCGGCCTGGCAAAACACAATTACGTTGACTGCTAGTCAGGAGAGTTCCGGGAATTGGGTTCCGTTGGATAATTCGAAAGTATATCCGAATGGGGGAAATGTGTATATGGCTGCTTGGCATCCCAACATCCCATCTGAGAATGGTATCGTACAGTTTAATAAAACTGGTACGGAAGATGTGATGTATGGCGGGATCGTATATGGTAGCAAGCAAACCCCTATCTCTTCTCCTTTTACTTTCGGTCATAAGCTGACGCAACTTAATTTCCGTGTGCAGGCAACAGCCGAATTTTTACGTAATAACATCGATAAAGCCATCTCGAAAATAGAAATCATCGACGGGCAGTACCCTTCTTCGATGACGATTGCTGACGGAAAGATCGTTTATGAGGACAAATCGGTAAAACCTGAGGTTCCGGGGATTGCCCAATATGTGTTGACCTCCAATCTGGAAGCAGTAGGCTCTCCATTGATGATCGGTTCGATGGATGCTCTGAAAATTAAAGTGTATTACACTGACGGAAACAGTAGCAACGAGATTACAATAAATAATGTGTCTGATGGCAAAACTCCACTGGATGTGAAAAAAGGCTATGCCCATTCGATCAACCTGATATTTCAGGGCAGAGATGAGATTGTGATTGTGGCAACCGGTTCTGTCAGTGACTGGAAAACCGGAGAAAGCGGTAACGGTACGATAACAAATTGA
- a CDS encoding fimbrillin family protein, with the protein MDFKYGMLHSMMLLYLLGGAAGCSDDNNSGQVDVNQPESEKELILHSYAENFSGEVSVYPDSVFFVKGNESGKYQEVWKAYIGKNGSTTLTAPKYYPADNSLIYLRGFVPEGRLADRMTVTYPMDGQQDIMVTEEQHGCLTDMFWQDTKSFEFVHLLTQLRFRLRLDEKGMTDGWKLRTVVIDGVKQKVTLSLADKSLLFSGDSNRIMAVNRPRDMFQKLDTAWTEIPETVMVQPGVPLSLTIMLQDSLEDQRHYRQLPIVFREENNRSAPGTSYLLSVTIRTDGTTSLSTSVVEWKKGNNGIGVID; encoded by the coding sequence ATGGATTTTAAATATGGAATGTTGCATAGTATGATGTTGCTTTACCTGTTGGGTGGGGCGGCGGGATGCTCGGATGACAATAACTCCGGACAGGTGGATGTTAACCAGCCTGAAAGTGAAAAAGAGCTGATACTTCATTCTTATGCTGAAAACTTCTCAGGGGAGGTATCGGTCTATCCGGATTCCGTATTTTTTGTCAAAGGGAATGAATCAGGGAAATATCAGGAGGTTTGGAAAGCATATATAGGAAAGAATGGTAGTACTACCCTTACGGCACCAAAGTATTATCCGGCTGATAACAGCCTTATTTATCTCCGCGGATTTGTACCGGAAGGAAGATTGGCCGATCGTATGACTGTTACTTATCCAATGGACGGACAGCAGGATATTATGGTGACTGAAGAACAACATGGTTGTCTGACCGATATGTTTTGGCAGGATACGAAATCCTTTGAGTTCGTGCATTTGCTGACGCAGCTTCGTTTCAGGTTGCGTCTCGACGAAAAAGGGATGACCGACGGCTGGAAGCTACGTACGGTAGTTATAGACGGCGTAAAGCAGAAAGTCACCTTGTCTCTGGCTGATAAGTCTTTGTTGTTCAGTGGAGACAGTAATCGGATAATGGCAGTGAACCGCCCCCGGGATATGTTTCAAAAGCTCGATACAGCCTGGACGGAGATACCGGAAACGGTTATGGTTCAGCCGGGAGTTCCTCTTAGTTTGACAATCATGCTGCAAGACAGCCTGGAAGACCAGAGACATTATAGACAATTGCCGATTGTGTTTCGTGAAGAAAATAACCGTTCTGCACCCGGAACTTCTTATCTCTTGTCTGTCACGATCCGAACAGACGGGACTACCTCCTTATCAACTTCGGTAGTGGAGTGGAAAAAGGGGAATAACGGAATTGGCGTTATAGATTGA
- a CDS encoding DUF5119 domain-containing protein produces MKKQQYIQCIEVVAIVCTAFLTACTYRLTDEDWAKNGKIRLLLNWQDKDHPSVMTYYFYKDGADRPIIRQGQSSGYEGTLPSGNYEVVVCTAEDKSVLLEMDNGYAGARGIARQVSAMKSSDIQVAQPGYLYGTGDELSDIGGFRAVTKELFPVNLVRTLELNIKITGGGEDRIENLTGLLTGISSEIHIPTGKLLFEKSASMAFGTQPNAIGIYSSSLNLFGASGFNKGSYTDIDLYLTLKTSDGKEITSFANITEAINDAFEATLAVRIVLDLEIAYDEINGMVVTNIGWKEGTGEVDAPGN; encoded by the coding sequence ATGAAAAAACAGCAATATATACAATGTATAGAAGTCGTAGCGATCGTATGTACAGCCTTTTTGACGGCTTGTACATACCGTCTGACCGACGAGGACTGGGCGAAGAATGGAAAAATCCGCTTGCTATTGAACTGGCAGGATAAAGATCATCCGTCTGTTATGACTTATTATTTTTATAAAGACGGTGCCGATCGTCCGATCATTCGCCAGGGACAATCATCGGGGTATGAAGGGACGTTGCCATCAGGTAATTATGAAGTGGTGGTTTGTACGGCTGAAGATAAAAGTGTGTTGCTTGAGATGGATAATGGGTATGCAGGTGCACGTGGAATAGCCCGTCAGGTATCTGCCATGAAATCATCGGATATACAGGTGGCTCAACCCGGTTATTTGTATGGTACGGGAGATGAACTGTCTGACATTGGAGGATTCAGGGCGGTAACAAAGGAATTGTTTCCGGTGAACCTGGTAAGAACATTGGAGCTTAATATTAAAATAACAGGTGGGGGAGAAGACCGGATAGAGAATTTGACAGGCCTGCTCACCGGGATTTCATCCGAAATCCATATTCCTACCGGAAAATTGCTATTTGAGAAGTCGGCTTCCATGGCTTTTGGAACACAGCCGAATGCAATAGGAATTTACAGTTCTTCCCTTAACCTGTTTGGAGCCTCCGGATTTAATAAAGGCAGTTATACTGACATCGATCTCTATTTGACGTTGAAAACATCTGATGGAAAGGAAATTACTTCGTTTGCGAATATTACGGAAGCGATTAACGATGCTTTTGAAGCAACACTGGCTGTTCGTATTGTTCTCGATCTCGAAATAGCATACGACGAGATTAATGGCATGGTCGTTACCAACATTGGCTGGAAGGAAGGGACAGGCGAAGTCGATGCTCCCGGTAATTGA